Genomic DNA from Bifidobacterium sp. ESL0769:
TGCTACTTTTGGTGCGTGAGCTGCCATGATACCTCCGAAGTATCGTTGGGAACCAGAGCCAAACCCCACTTTACGCGGCGGGAACGAGAAAATATCGCTGTTCAATTCCTTGCAAAACGTATGGTTTCAACAAAAATGCCACCGATACATATCGATGGCATTTCACTGTTATTGACACTTAATTCGTACTAGTGCCGGCAAACGGACTTTAAGGATTTCCTAAGTGCAGTTTACCGGCACTAATGCAAATCTGGTGTCAGTGAACGAGCTCAATCTTCGTGATGCCAGGCTTCTTCGAGGGCCGATAGAGCACGAAACGATGGCCGATGATCTGCACCAGCTGCGCACCGATCTGACCGGCAAGTGTCTCACCGACCTCCTGCTCGTCAATCGGGCAGCCGTCCTGTACCACGCCCTTCAAAAGCTCATGCGATTCGAGCGTCTCGGAAGCCTGCTTCACCGCGGCGTCGGTAACACCGTTCTTGCCGATCCACAGCATCGGCGAAATCTTGCTCGCCAGAGCCTTGAGCTGCTTGATCTGTCGCTTGTTCAGTTTCGTTGCCATATACGATTCCATTCCTCATTATCACCGGCCACCTCGAACGATTCCCGCCCAATCAATGAGCAATCGGTGATATTCATTATTCGATGATTCCACCATATCCCAAAGGCTTGTCCTGAAGATAACGCCGACGAAACAACGTCAAAGAAGAAATCGTTAACGCTCACATGATATCGGCATGTGGCATGACTTTAACCAATAGAATTGAAGATGATGTGACATACATCACGTTTTATTCATCAATGTCAAAGAAGGACACCTTGAAGAAGATTCTGTGCTCTCCTGGAAGCTATATCCAGGAACCGAACGCCATCAACGAACTTGCTGACCAGTACCGCACCCTTGGCAGCAAAGGCGCCTACATCATCGTCGATCCATTCATCGAGAAGACCTATCACGATCAGATCGTCTCCAGCTTCGAAAGCAGCAACACCCCGTACCAGCTTGTGGTATTCGGCGGCGAATGCTCCGACAACGAAATCAACAAGCACGTTGCGGCGCTCGGCGAAAACGACGCGGTCATCGGCATCGGCGGCGGCAAGACGCTCGATACCTCCAAGGCCGTCGCGCACTTCGGCAAGCGTCCGGTGATCATCTCCCCGACCGCTGCTTCCTCCGACGCCCCGTGCTCACGCCTTTCCGTGGTCTACACCGACGGCGGCGAATTCGACCACTACCTGCCTCTGCCTAAGAACCCGGACATGGTCATCATGGACACCACCATCATCTCGAAGGCGCCGGTGCGTTTCCTGATCTCCGGCCTCGGCGATGCCTATGCGACCTATTTCGAAGCGCTTGCCTGCAAGCAGTCGAACGCCATCACGATGACCGGCGGACACTCCACCAACGCGGCCATCGCGCTGGCCAAGCTCTGCCATGACCTGCTCATCGCCGATGGCCCCAAGGCCGTCGCAGCGGTACGTCAGGGCCTGTGCAGCCCGGCAGTCGAGAACGTAATCGAAGCCAACACCCTGTTGAGCGGTCTAGGCTTCGAATCCAGCGGCCTCGCCGCGGCGCACGCCATCCACGACGCGCTCACCGTGCTGCCAGGCACGCACAAGTATCTGCACGGCGAAAAGGTTGCCTACGGCACGCTCACCCAGTTCGTGCTTGAAGACCGCCCTGAAGCAGACCTGCGCGAGGCCTACGGCTTCTTCCGCAAGGTCGGTCTGCCCACCACTCTCGCCCAGATCGGCGTCGAGAACCCAAGCGACGAGGACCTTTTGAAGGTCGGCGAACTCGCCTGCAGCAAGGATGACACCATGTCCAACATGCCGTTCGAGGTGACTCCTGAGGACGTGGCGATCGCGCTGCGCACCGCCACCGAAGTAGCTTCCGTCTACTAAATCCTAGCTGTTTGAAACTTCAGCGCTTCAGTAATCGAGTGGCCAGAACGCAACGATGAATAGTCATCGTGACGTTCCGGCCATTCTTGCGTCGTGAGTGCTGATATAATCAGACATTGGTGTTCGGCCCCGTAGCTCAGTTGGATAGAGCAACTGACTTCTAATCTGTAGGTCGCGAGTTCGAATCTCGCCGGGGTCACTTGGCTCGGAGATGGAGTTGTAGCTCCTCGCCGAGGAATCGGACAACCAGATACAGCGAAGACACCTCAATG
This window encodes:
- a CDS encoding glycerol dehydrogenase, translating into MSKKDTLKKILCSPGSYIQEPNAINELADQYRTLGSKGAYIIVDPFIEKTYHDQIVSSFESSNTPYQLVVFGGECSDNEINKHVAALGENDAVIGIGGGKTLDTSKAVAHFGKRPVIISPTAASSDAPCSRLSVVYTDGGEFDHYLPLPKNPDMVIMDTTIISKAPVRFLISGLGDAYATYFEALACKQSNAITMTGGHSTNAAIALAKLCHDLLIADGPKAVAAVRQGLCSPAVENVIEANTLLSGLGFESSGLAAAHAIHDALTVLPGTHKYLHGEKVAYGTLTQFVLEDRPEADLREAYGFFRKVGLPTTLAQIGVENPSDEDLLKVGELACSKDDTMSNMPFEVTPEDVAIALRTATEVASVY
- a CDS encoding YhbY family RNA-binding protein, with amino-acid sequence MATKLNKRQIKQLKALASKISPMLWIGKNGVTDAAVKQASETLESHELLKGVVQDGCPIDEQEVGETLAGQIGAQLVQIIGHRFVLYRPSKKPGITKIELVH